Proteins from a single region of Sphingopyxis sp. BSN-002:
- a CDS encoding replication-associated recombination protein A: MGDLFGADDPVQPDVATGPVPLAEKLRPKVLAEVVGQEHLTGPEGAIGRMVAAGQLSSIILWGPPGTGKTTIARLLAEAVGMRFAPLSAVFSGVADLKKAFADAEKMAAAGKRTLLFVDEIHRFNRAQQDGFLPFVERGTVVLVGATTENPSFALNAALLSRAQVLVLNRLGEAALGTLIERAEAELGQRLPVTDDARAALIASADGDGRFLLNQVETLFSVTIAEPLDPAELAQFLHRRMPVYDKDRDGHYNLISALHKAMRGSDPQASLYWLARMLVAGEEPLYVLRRITRFASEDIGLADPQALVQCLAAKDAYQFLGSPEGELAIVQACLYCATAPKSNAAYMAQKAAWAAARETGSLAPPANILNAPTKLMKDLGYGAGYSYDHDAPEGFSGDNYWPDEMAPAELYRPVDRGFEKRIAERMAWWDERRGKGSE, from the coding sequence GTGGGGGATCTGTTCGGCGCAGACGATCCCGTACAACCCGATGTAGCGACGGGCCCGGTCCCGCTTGCCGAAAAGCTGCGGCCGAAAGTCCTTGCCGAGGTCGTCGGGCAGGAGCATCTGACCGGCCCCGAGGGCGCGATCGGCCGGATGGTCGCCGCAGGACAGTTGTCGTCGATCATCCTCTGGGGTCCGCCCGGCACAGGCAAGACGACGATTGCCCGCTTGCTCGCCGAGGCGGTGGGAATGCGCTTCGCTCCCCTGTCGGCCGTCTTCTCGGGCGTTGCCGACCTCAAGAAGGCGTTTGCCGACGCCGAGAAGATGGCCGCGGCGGGGAAGCGTACCCTCTTGTTCGTCGACGAGATCCATCGCTTCAATCGTGCGCAACAGGATGGCTTCCTGCCCTTCGTCGAGCGCGGCACCGTCGTACTGGTCGGCGCAACGACCGAGAACCCCAGCTTCGCGCTCAACGCCGCGCTGCTCAGCCGGGCGCAGGTGCTCGTCCTCAATCGTCTCGGAGAAGCCGCGCTGGGAACGTTGATCGAGCGGGCGGAGGCCGAGCTCGGGCAGCGGCTGCCGGTGACCGACGATGCGCGCGCTGCACTGATCGCGAGCGCCGACGGCGACGGGCGCTTTCTGCTCAACCAGGTCGAGACGCTGTTTTCGGTGACGATCGCCGAGCCGCTCGACCCGGCCGAGCTTGCGCAATTCCTGCACCGCCGGATGCCCGTCTATGACAAGGATCGCGACGGCCATTACAATCTGATCTCGGCGCTCCACAAGGCGATGCGCGGGTCGGACCCGCAGGCGTCGCTCTACTGGCTGGCGCGGATGCTCGTCGCGGGCGAGGAGCCGCTTTATGTCCTCCGACGCATTACGCGTTTCGCGAGTGAAGATATCGGGCTCGCCGACCCGCAGGCACTGGTGCAATGTCTGGCCGCGAAGGACGCCTATCAGTTCCTCGGCTCGCCCGAGGGCGAACTCGCGATCGTGCAGGCGTGCCTCTATTGCGCGACTGCGCCCAAATCGAACGCCGCCTATATGGCGCAAAAGGCCGCATGGGCCGCTGCGCGCGAGACGGGCAGCCTCGCGCCACCCGCAAACATCCTGAATGCCCCGACCAAGTTGATGAAGGATCTGGGGTACGGTGCGGGCTACAGCTACGATCATGACGCGCCCGAGGGTTTTTCGGGTGATAATTACTGGCCCGACGAGATGGCCCCCGCCGAACTTTATCGCCCGGTCGACCGCGGCTTCGAGAAGCGCATTGCCGAGCGTATGGCCTGGTGGGACGAGCGGCGCGGGAAGGGGAGCGAATAG
- a CDS encoding serine hydrolase, which translates to MLQRLILGLALAAVAVPTHAADPNAEINRAWAAGYRAAFTCSALWNGAGKPLEAIERDELTGIYPEIEADVRALKADIDDKAKIVSVKYRDDMPPRIAMWDRGEGCVTLPIGTKPGHIDGFLNHGPPMLDDRPWPLGDKDAIPPRPRALTAFEGATINMESFGGRTSSLLIVKNGRIAVERYWSGHDIHTSQRTFSVAKSMAATLIGNAAYNGWIDVKAPAMIVEWQVFDDPRGAITTEQLMRMASGLTSDSAGNRSDAIYMGGALVRPWTVQWPLINPPGTRYRYANNDTMLAVLSLKAALQQAQRKANEKSAAFRFDKLLNPNAFFDRLGMTRTIAEHDRNGDYILSSQVWTTARDLARLGLLYQNDGMWEGQRLLPEDWRRFVTTPSGPQPDGAFGYGAGFWLLNKSPGIPADAFGAFGNRGQYLIIIPSRQLVIVRQGYDDDKQRLDIAKLVAAIVAADGKRR; encoded by the coding sequence ATGTTGCAGCGCCTGATCCTCGGCCTTGCGCTCGCGGCCGTAGCAGTCCCGACGCACGCCGCCGATCCCAATGCCGAGATCAATCGCGCGTGGGCTGCGGGCTATCGTGCCGCCTTCACCTGCTCGGCGCTCTGGAACGGCGCGGGCAAGCCGCTCGAGGCGATCGAGCGCGACGAACTGACCGGCATCTATCCCGAGATCGAGGCCGACGTCCGCGCGCTCAAGGCCGATATCGACGACAAGGCGAAGATCGTCAGCGTCAAATATCGCGACGACATGCCGCCGCGTATCGCGATGTGGGATCGCGGCGAAGGCTGTGTCACGCTGCCGATCGGGACGAAGCCCGGCCATATCGACGGCTTCCTCAATCATGGCCCCCCGATGCTCGACGACCGGCCGTGGCCGCTCGGTGACAAGGATGCGATTCCCCCGAGACCGCGCGCTTTGACGGCGTTCGAGGGCGCGACGATCAATATGGAGAGCTTCGGTGGCCGGACGAGCTCGCTGCTCATCGTGAAGAACGGCAGGATCGCGGTCGAACGCTATTGGAGCGGGCACGACATCCACACCTCGCAGCGTACCTTTTCGGTGGCGAAGTCGATGGCCGCGACGCTGATCGGCAATGCGGCATATAATGGCTGGATCGATGTGAAGGCGCCGGCGATGATCGTCGAATGGCAGGTGTTCGACGATCCCCGCGGCGCGATCACCACCGAGCAGCTGATGCGCATGGCGAGCGGCCTGACGAGCGACAGTGCGGGCAACCGGAGCGATGCCATCTATATGGGCGGCGCGCTCGTCCGGCCGTGGACGGTGCAGTGGCCGCTGATCAACCCTCCGGGCACGCGCTATCGCTACGCGAACAACGATACGATGCTTGCGGTGCTGTCGCTAAAGGCCGCGTTGCAGCAGGCACAGCGCAAGGCGAACGAAAAATCGGCAGCCTTCCGCTTCGACAAGCTGCTCAATCCCAACGCCTTCTTCGACCGGCTGGGCATGACGCGCACCATCGCCGAGCACGACCGAAACGGCGACTATATCCTGTCGAGCCAGGTCTGGACAACGGCGCGCGACCTTGCGCGGCTGGGCCTGCTCTACCAGAACGACGGGATGTGGGAGGGCCAGCGTCTGCTGCCCGAGGACTGGCGGCGCTTCGTCACGACGCCGAGCGGGCCGCAGCCCGACGGCGCCTTCGGCTATGGCGCCGGCTTCTGGCTGTTGAACAAGTCACCGGGGATTCCCGCCGACGCCTTCGGGGCCTTCGGCAATCGCGGACAGTATCTGATCATCATCCCGTCGCGCCAGCTCGTGATCGTGCGACAGGGCTATGACGACGACAAGCAAAGGCTGGATATCGCGAAGCTTGTCGCCGCCATCGTCGCGGCGGATGGGAAGCGGCGTTAG
- a CDS encoding MmcQ/YjbR family DNA-binding protein — protein MSAPRLDSWDDVVAFACALPDVEMAPFYGTPCPKVNGKAFVSPGREAGSFHVMSPHEEKDVLLETDPDTFWQTPHYEGWPGLLVRFGSDDPERVADVIRRAWWDRAKKPQRAGFGERP, from the coding sequence ATGTCTGCGCCGCGTCTCGACAGTTGGGACGATGTCGTCGCCTTCGCCTGCGCGCTGCCCGATGTCGAAATGGCGCCTTTCTATGGCACGCCCTGTCCGAAGGTGAACGGCAAGGCCTTCGTGTCGCCGGGGCGCGAGGCCGGCAGCTTTCACGTCATGAGCCCGCACGAAGAAAAGGACGTCCTGCTTGAAACTGACCCCGACACTTTCTGGCAGACGCCGCATTATGAGGGCTGGCCCGGCCTGCTCGTCCGCTTCGGATCGGACGACCCCGAACGCGTCGCCGACGTCATCCGCCGTGCCTGGTGGGACCGGGCGAAGAAGCCGCAGCGCGCTGGCTTCGGCGAGCGGCCCTGA
- the ptsP gene encoding phosphoenolpyruvate--protein phosphotransferase, whose product MTNAPPPPSSAAQSARTILTRLHEVMAARTNAQSKLNQVVGIIGECLDSEVCSIYLLREGALELYATRGLKQEAVHVTRLGLGEGLVGTIAEQIETLNLDEAAAHPDFSYRPETGEELFHSFAGVPIIRRERAVGVLCVQHADPRRYEEIEIETLQTVAMVLSELIANADLVDTAARTDAANADQSAQRLTGQKLVDGMGAGVAVWHQPRITIEHTVADDIEAERHRVYAAFDKMREQIDRMASQAEFGVGGEHEEVIETYKMFAYDEGWSRRINEAIDSGLTAEAAIERVQQRTRMRMRQIDDPLLRDRMHDLEDLSNRLIRIVSGQMGTAAQVGLRQDSILIARNLGPAELLEYDRRRLKGVVLEEGSLTAHVIIVARAMGVPVIGRVSDVRTSIREGDLLLLDAGAGTVQVRPTQAVQDAFDAKLEISQKRRANLAALRDLPAVTKDGVPIELMINAGLREDIAALDLTGARGIGLFRTEFQFLVSATLPARERQQRLYRDVLDAAGDRPVIFRTVDIGGDKALPYMNTDTALEENPAMGWRALRLALEREGLLKVQARALMEAAAGRTLNVMFPMVSEPWEYEAARELFVKQRAWLASHNKKLPVAIRYGAMLEVPGLLETLDLMLPHLDFLSIGTNDLTQFLFAADRAHPRLAERYDWLSPTVMRYLARVVKTVAGSKVALGVCGEMGGRPLEAMALLGVGIERLSITPAGVGPVKAMIRSLDLGKLRSEIGTILSQPAANPRGQYLDWAKAHQVDLGDFEN is encoded by the coding sequence ATGACAAACGCCCCGCCTCCGCCCTCGAGCGCCGCCCAGTCGGCGCGGACGATCCTGACCCGGCTCCACGAGGTGATGGCGGCGCGCACCAATGCGCAAAGCAAGCTCAACCAGGTCGTCGGAATCATCGGCGAATGCCTCGATAGCGAGGTCTGCTCGATCTATCTGCTGCGCGAGGGCGCTCTCGAACTCTACGCGACCCGCGGACTGAAGCAGGAGGCCGTCCACGTCACCCGCCTCGGCCTCGGCGAAGGCCTTGTCGGCACGATCGCCGAACAGATCGAAACGCTGAACCTCGACGAGGCCGCGGCACACCCCGACTTCTCCTATCGCCCCGAGACGGGCGAGGAGCTGTTCCACAGTTTCGCCGGCGTCCCGATCATTCGCCGCGAGCGCGCCGTCGGCGTCCTCTGCGTCCAGCACGCCGATCCGCGCCGCTACGAAGAGATCGAGATCGAGACGTTGCAGACGGTCGCGATGGTCCTCTCCGAACTGATCGCGAACGCCGATCTCGTCGACACGGCAGCACGCACCGACGCCGCCAATGCCGATCAGTCGGCACAGCGGCTGACCGGGCAGAAGCTCGTCGACGGCATGGGCGCCGGGGTCGCGGTCTGGCATCAGCCGCGCATCACGATCGAGCATACCGTCGCCGATGACATCGAGGCCGAACGCCACCGCGTCTACGCCGCCTTCGACAAGATGCGCGAACAGATCGACCGCATGGCGAGCCAGGCCGAATTCGGCGTCGGCGGCGAGCATGAAGAGGTCATCGAGACCTACAAGATGTTCGCCTATGACGAGGGTTGGTCGCGCCGGATCAACGAGGCGATCGACAGCGGCCTCACTGCCGAGGCGGCGATCGAGCGCGTCCAGCAACGCACCCGGATGCGGATGCGCCAGATCGACGATCCGCTGCTGCGAGACCGCATGCACGACCTCGAGGATCTGTCGAACCGGCTGATCCGCATCGTATCGGGGCAGATGGGCACCGCGGCGCAGGTCGGCCTCCGCCAGGATTCGATCCTGATCGCGCGCAACCTCGGCCCCGCCGAGCTGCTCGAGTACGACCGCCGCCGCCTGAAGGGCGTGGTGCTGGAAGAAGGATCGCTCACCGCGCACGTCATCATCGTCGCGCGCGCCATGGGGGTGCCGGTCATCGGCCGCGTCAGCGATGTGCGCACCTCGATCCGCGAGGGCGACCTGCTGTTGCTCGACGCCGGTGCCGGAACGGTGCAGGTCCGCCCGACGCAAGCCGTGCAGGATGCGTTCGACGCCAAGCTCGAAATCTCGCAGAAGCGCCGTGCGAACCTTGCCGCGCTGCGCGACCTTCCGGCTGTGACGAAAGACGGCGTGCCGATCGAGCTGATGATCAACGCGGGACTGCGTGAAGACATCGCCGCGCTCGACCTCACCGGGGCGCGCGGGATCGGACTGTTCCGTACCGAGTTCCAGTTCCTCGTCTCGGCGACGCTGCCCGCGCGCGAACGCCAGCAGCGGCTCTATCGCGACGTGCTCGACGCGGCGGGCGACCGGCCGGTGATCTTCCGTACCGTGGACATCGGCGGCGACAAGGCGCTGCCCTATATGAACACCGACACCGCGCTGGAGGAAAATCCGGCGATGGGGTGGCGTGCGCTGCGTCTCGCGCTCGAGCGCGAAGGCCTGCTGAAGGTTCAGGCGCGCGCGCTGATGGAAGCCGCAGCGGGACGGACCCTCAATGTGATGTTCCCGATGGTGTCCGAGCCCTGGGAATATGAGGCTGCGCGCGAGCTGTTCGTAAAGCAGCGCGCCTGGCTCGCGAGCCACAACAAGAAGCTGCCCGTCGCGATCCGTTACGGCGCGATGCTCGAAGTGCCGGGCCTGCTCGAAACGCTCGACCTGATGCTGCCGCACCTCGACTTCCTGTCGATCGGCACCAACGACCTGACGCAGTTCCTCTTCGCCGCCGACCGCGCGCATCCGCGGCTCGCCGAGCGCTACGACTGGCTGTCGCCGACGGTGATGCGCTACCTCGCGCGCGTCGTGAAGACGGTCGCGGGATCGAAGGTCGCGCTCGGCGTCTGCGGCGAGATGGGCGGGCGCCCGCTCGAAGCGATGGCGCTGCTCGGCGTCGGGATCGAACGGCTGTCGATCACACCTGCGGGCGTCGGCCCGGTCAAGGCGATGATCCGCTCGCTCGACCTCGGCAAGCTGCGTAGCGAGATCGGGACGATCCTGTCGCAGCCCGCCGCCAATCCGCGCGGGCAATATCTCGACTGGGCAAAGGCGCATCAGGTCGATCTCGGCGATTTCGAGAATTGA
- a CDS encoding nitronate monooxygenase: MSKINDLMARGTELLGSDYAILCGAMSWVSERNLVSAISNAGGFGVIACGAMTPELLDAEIAATKALATRNFGVNLITMHPQLFDLIDVCAKHGIGHVVLAGGLPPKGSLEAIKASGAKVICFAPTLALAKKLVRSGVDALVIEGMEAGGHIGPVSTSVLAQEILPSLAEEVPIFVAGGIGRGEAIAGYLEMGASGVQLGTRFVCATESIAHPNFKKAFIRASARDAVASVQIDPRLPVIPVRALKNNGTESFTAKQREVANLLDEGAVDMMEAQLQIEHYWAGALRRAVIDGDVDGGSLMAGQSVGMVTSEESVADIIATLVQQAEAALHARG, encoded by the coding sequence ATGAGCAAAATTAACGATCTGATGGCCCGCGGGACCGAACTTCTCGGCAGCGACTATGCCATTCTCTGCGGCGCGATGAGCTGGGTCTCGGAGCGCAATCTGGTAAGCGCGATCAGCAACGCCGGAGGCTTTGGCGTGATCGCCTGCGGCGCAATGACGCCCGAGCTTCTCGATGCCGAAATCGCCGCGACGAAGGCGCTCGCCACGCGCAATTTTGGGGTCAACCTGATCACGATGCATCCGCAGCTGTTCGACCTGATCGACGTCTGCGCGAAGCATGGCATCGGCCATGTCGTCCTTGCGGGCGGCCTGCCGCCGAAGGGCAGCCTCGAGGCGATCAAGGCGTCGGGCGCCAAGGTCATCTGCTTCGCGCCGACGCTGGCGCTTGCCAAGAAACTCGTTCGCTCGGGCGTCGATGCGCTCGTCATCGAGGGCATGGAAGCCGGCGGCCATATCGGTCCCGTGTCGACAAGCGTCCTCGCCCAGGAAATCCTGCCGAGCCTTGCCGAAGAGGTACCGATCTTCGTCGCCGGCGGTATCGGCCGCGGCGAGGCGATCGCGGGCTATCTCGAGATGGGTGCGTCGGGCGTCCAGCTCGGCACGCGCTTCGTCTGCGCGACCGAGAGCATCGCGCATCCGAACTTCAAAAAGGCCTTCATCCGCGCGTCGGCGCGCGACGCCGTCGCCAGCGTCCAGATCGACCCGCGCCTGCCGGTCATCCCGGTGCGCGCGCTCAAGAACAACGGCACCGAATCCTTCACCGCGAAGCAGCGCGAAGTCGCGAACCTGCTCGATGAGGGCGCGGTCGACATGATGGAGGCGCAGCTTCAGATCGAGCATTATTGGGCGGGCGCGCTCCGCCGCGCGGTCATCGACGGCGACGTCGACGGCGGCTCGTTAATGGCAGGGCAATCTGTCGGCATGGTAACCTCCGAAGAGAGCGTTGCCGATATCATCGCAACTTTGGTGCAACAGGCCGAAGCCGCGTTGCACGCCCGGGGTTGA
- a CDS encoding glycosyltransferase family 1 protein, whose amino-acid sequence MEVSDLRIALFSGNYNMTTDGANKALNRLVGFLLAHGAAVRVYSPTVANPDFEPTGDLVSVPSMAIPNRPEYRIPLHFSSRVREDITAFAPNILHISSPDRVSRQAAAWARRRKLPVACSVHTRFETYFRYYNLSFLEPIVVAWLRKLYRKCDALIAPSESFAQVLRQQRMNYDIGIWTRGVERDVFNPGRRDMSWRQSWGIADDVPVIAFLGRLVMEKGLDVFADAIDQLQRRKVPHQVMVIGEGPAGEWFESRLPQAKFVGFQGGENLARALASCDIFFNPSVTETFGNVTLEAMACGLPVVAARATGSASIVKHGQTGYLVAPGAISLFADDLELYCRDPELRARHGAAALTESGAYQWDAINQSVADTYLRLIRQKQRRGV is encoded by the coding sequence ATGGAAGTTTCGGACCTTCGCATCGCCCTGTTCAGCGGCAACTACAACATGACGACCGACGGCGCCAACAAGGCGCTGAACCGGCTCGTCGGCTTTCTGCTCGCGCATGGTGCCGCGGTGCGGGTCTATTCGCCGACGGTCGCCAATCCCGATTTCGAACCGACCGGCGATCTGGTCAGCGTGCCGTCGATGGCGATCCCGAACCGTCCCGAATATCGCATTCCGCTGCATTTCTCGTCGCGGGTGCGCGAGGATATCACGGCGTTCGCGCCGAACATCCTCCACATCTCCAGCCCCGACCGCGTGTCGCGGCAGGCAGCGGCATGGGCGCGTCGACGCAAGTTGCCGGTCGCCTGTTCCGTCCACACGCGTTTCGAGACCTATTTTCGCTATTACAACCTGTCGTTCCTCGAACCGATCGTCGTCGCATGGCTCAGAAAGCTCTACCGGAAATGCGACGCGCTGATCGCTCCGTCGGAGAGCTTCGCGCAGGTTCTCCGCCAGCAACGGATGAATTACGACATCGGCATCTGGACCCGCGGGGTCGAGCGTGACGTGTTCAACCCGGGCCGGCGCGATATGAGCTGGCGTCAGTCGTGGGGCATCGCCGACGATGTACCCGTCATCGCGTTCCTCGGCCGGCTCGTGATGGAAAAGGGCCTCGACGTTTTCGCCGATGCGATCGACCAGCTCCAGCGGCGGAAGGTGCCGCATCAGGTGATGGTGATCGGCGAGGGCCCTGCGGGCGAGTGGTTCGAATCGCGTTTGCCGCAGGCCAAGTTCGTCGGCTTCCAGGGCGGAGAAAACCTCGCGCGGGCGCTGGCTTCGTGTGACATTTTTTTCAATCCGTCGGTGACCGAAACCTTCGGAAATGTGACGCTGGAAGCGATGGCCTGCGGGCTTCCGGTGGTCGCCGCGCGTGCGACGGGCAGCGCGAGCATCGTCAAGCACGGCCAGACCGGATATCTCGTCGCGCCGGGTGCGATCAGCCTGTTTGCCGACGACCTCGAACTCTATTGCCGCGATCCCGAACTGCGCGCGAGGCATGGCGCAGCGGCGCTGACCGAAAGCGGGGCGTACCAGTGGGACGCGATCAACCAGTCGGTGGCCGATACCTATCTGCGGCTGATCCGTCAGAAACAGCGGCGCGGGGTCTGA
- a CDS encoding GFA family protein: MSESPTRANGQCHCGAIRYSMPTAVEHHALCHCTDCRRHAGAPMVGWALVGQADLDMTGTPKIYSSSEHGRRHFCGDCGTGLFYTNEAIFPGPIDVQTGTLDDPDLIPAGAQIQIAERIGWMEKLDEMPAFNRYPGMD, translated from the coding sequence ATGAGCGAGTCCCCCACCCGCGCGAACGGCCAGTGCCATTGCGGCGCGATCCGCTATTCGATGCCGACCGCGGTCGAGCATCATGCGCTTTGCCACTGCACCGACTGCCGTCGCCACGCCGGCGCGCCGATGGTCGGCTGGGCGCTGGTCGGCCAGGCCGATCTCGACATGACCGGCACGCCCAAAATCTATTCATCGTCCGAACATGGCCGCCGCCATTTCTGCGGCGATTGCGGCACCGGTCTCTTCTATACCAACGAAGCGATCTTCCCCGGCCCGATCGACGTCCAGACGGGCACACTCGACGACCCCGACCTGATCCCCGCGGGCGCACAGATCCAGATCGCCGAACGGATCGGCTGGATGGAAAAGCTGGACGAGATGCCGGCGTTCAACCGTTATCCCGGGATGGACTAA
- a CDS encoding YezD family protein produces MSAIKEQPKGEGGEPSRAVQTVLDALEKLKFGAIQLTVHEGRLVQVDVTERHRYPN; encoded by the coding sequence ATGAGCGCAATCAAAGAACAGCCAAAGGGTGAAGGCGGCGAACCGTCGCGTGCTGTCCAGACCGTGCTCGACGCGCTGGAAAAGCTGAAATTCGGCGCGATCCAGCTCACCGTCCACGAGGGACGGCTGGTGCAGGTCGATGTGACCGAACGGCACCGCTACCCCAACTGA
- a CDS encoding TonB-dependent receptor — translation MTAKYPSARRRVPASALTLSLLLALGAAPAFAEETAAGDAAATSTGTADASDQVDDDVSRGDVIIVTARRRQETAQEVPVAISVIRGDSIEATGNFNVVKLQQLAPTLQVYTSNPRNTSVNIRGLGVPFGLTSDGFEQGVGIYVDDVYNSRVAAATFDFLDVDQVEVLRGPQGTLYGKNTTAGAINITTNQPTFDFEGRAEVTVGNLNYRQAKAAVSGPLSDKVAARIAIATTSRRGTLFNTRTDRWINEQDNLGLRGQLLFEPNDDLSITLAGDYSRQNPECCGTAFVRVGTTQRALNRQYDAIIARLQAANPNYNYIVPSRNIYDRLTDIDASLSAGNKIGGASLRVKWDVGPGTFTSITAWRFWDWQPENDRDFTGASVVAKSQNPSQQDQYSQEFRYNYEGDKLDFVVGLFGFKQRIDTQGTEQQGIDATRYSLAPSTDPNNVYNRPEVLNGLTATNTQYLKSDSAALYGQLSYKLTPELTIQPGIRINYDKKEGFYQRVVTTGTGQLITSCSTAAQQGNAVLTAQCGVYQPQLTTPSVSDWNFSYDLNVNYKLAPDVLAYATYAKSFKTVGINQNGLPLDTNNQPVLSASTVKPESVNHFEVGLKTQFFNRLATFNLTAFRTEIKNFQATVNGGQFGTVRGYLANAERVVSQGIEADFKIRASDRFTAYANGAYTDAKYKKFTSAPCPPELSGGTFVTGTQTPSAPGVPGLSPRQCDISGQRLPGVSKWAFSYGAETNVPVTLFAKEGQVYLGVDGNYRSHWNSNASPSIYTDVKGYALTNFRVGFRGDGIDVFGWVRNAFDVNYIELLQVAPGNVGLIAGTPGDPRTWGGTIKVSF, via the coding sequence ATGACCGCGAAATACCCCTCCGCTCGCCGCCGCGTCCCGGCATCGGCGCTTACGCTATCCCTGCTCTTGGCGCTCGGCGCCGCGCCTGCCTTTGCCGAGGAAACGGCAGCCGGCGATGCCGCGGCGACCTCGACCGGCACTGCCGATGCGTCCGATCAGGTCGACGACGATGTCAGCCGGGGCGACGTGATCATCGTTACCGCCCGCCGTCGTCAGGAAACCGCGCAGGAAGTGCCCGTGGCGATCTCGGTGATCCGCGGCGATTCGATCGAGGCGACGGGCAATTTCAACGTCGTGAAGCTGCAGCAGCTCGCCCCGACCTTGCAGGTCTATACGTCGAACCCGCGCAATACTTCGGTCAACATCCGCGGTCTCGGCGTGCCCTTTGGTCTCACCAGCGACGGCTTTGAGCAGGGCGTCGGCATCTATGTCGACGACGTCTATAACTCGCGCGTCGCCGCTGCGACCTTCGACTTCCTCGACGTCGACCAGGTCGAGGTGCTGCGCGGGCCGCAGGGCACGCTCTATGGCAAGAACACCACCGCGGGCGCGATCAACATCACGACGAACCAGCCGACCTTCGATTTCGAGGGCCGCGCCGAAGTGACGGTCGGCAATCTCAATTATCGGCAGGCGAAGGCCGCGGTTTCGGGCCCGCTGTCGGACAAGGTCGCCGCGCGTATCGCGATCGCCACGACCAGCCGCCGCGGCACGTTGTTCAACACCCGGACCGACCGCTGGATCAACGAGCAGGACAATCTGGGCCTGCGCGGCCAGTTGCTGTTCGAGCCCAACGACGATCTCTCGATCACGCTCGCGGGTGACTACAGCCGCCAGAATCCGGAATGCTGCGGCACCGCTTTCGTTCGCGTCGGCACGACGCAGCGCGCTCTCAACCGTCAGTATGACGCGATCATCGCGCGGCTGCAGGCAGCCAACCCGAACTACAATTACATCGTGCCGAGCCGGAACATCTATGATCGCCTGACCGACATCGATGCCAGCCTGAGCGCCGGCAACAAGATCGGCGGCGCGTCGCTGCGTGTGAAATGGGACGTCGGTCCGGGGACTTTCACCTCGATCACCGCATGGCGCTTCTGGGACTGGCAGCCCGAGAACGACCGCGACTTCACCGGCGCATCGGTCGTGGCCAAGTCGCAGAACCCGTCGCAGCAGGATCAGTACAGCCAGGAGTTCCGTTACAATTACGAAGGCGACAAGCTCGATTTCGTCGTCGGCCTGTTCGGCTTCAAGCAACGCATCGACACGCAGGGCACCGAGCAGCAGGGAATCGACGCGACGCGCTACAGCCTCGCGCCGTCGACCGATCCGAACAATGTCTATAACCGTCCCGAAGTGCTGAACGGCCTGACCGCGACCAATACGCAATATCTGAAGTCGGACAGCGCGGCGCTCTATGGCCAGCTCAGCTACAAGCTGACGCCGGAGCTGACGATCCAGCCAGGTATCCGCATCAATTACGACAAGAAGGAAGGCTTTTATCAGCGCGTCGTGACGACGGGCACCGGTCAGCTGATCACGAGCTGCAGCACCGCGGCGCAGCAGGGCAATGCCGTGCTCACTGCGCAGTGTGGGGTCTATCAGCCGCAGCTCACGACGCCGTCGGTCAGCGACTGGAATTTCAGCTATGATCTGAACGTGAACTACAAGCTCGCGCCGGATGTCCTTGCCTATGCGACCTACGCAAAGAGCTTCAAGACGGTCGGCATCAACCAGAACGGCCTGCCGCTCGACACCAACAACCAGCCTGTGCTCAGCGCGAGCACGGTGAAGCCGGAATCGGTCAATCACTTCGAGGTGGGGCTCAAGACCCAGTTCTTCAATCGCCTCGCGACTTTCAACCTCACGGCGTTCCGCACCGAGATCAAGAATTTCCAGGCGACGGTGAACGGCGGTCAGTTCGGCACGGTGCGCGGCTATCTGGCCAATGCGGAGAGGGTCGTTTCGCAGGGCATCGAAGCCGACTTCAAGATCCGCGCCAGCGACCGTTTCACCGCCTATGCCAACGGCGCTTATACCGACGCCAAGTACAAGAAGTTCACCAGCGCGCCGTGCCCGCCCGAACTGTCGGGCGGTACCTTCGTCACCGGCACACAGACACCCAGCGCGCCGGGCGTTCCGGGGCTCAGCCCGCGCCAGTGCGACATTTCGGGCCAGCGCTTGCCCGGCGTGTCGAAGTGGGCCTTCTCGTACGGCGCCGAGACCAACGTGCCGGTCACGCTGTTCGCGAAGGAAGGGCAGGTCTATCTGGGCGTCGACGGCAACTACCGTTCGCACTGGAATTCGAACGCTTCGCCGTCGATCTATACCGATGTGAAGGGCTATGCGCTGACCAACTTCCGCGTTGGCTTCCGCGGCGACGGCATCGATGTGTTCGGATGGGTCCGCAATGCGTTCGACGTCAACTATATCGAACTGCTGCAGGTCGCGCCGGGCAATGTCGGCCTGATCGCCGGCACCCCCGGTGATCCGCGCACTTGGGGCGGGACGATCAAGGTCAGCTTCTGA